In the genome of Coregonus clupeaformis isolate EN_2021a chromosome 1, ASM2061545v1, whole genome shotgun sequence, one region contains:
- the LOC121554002 gene encoding LOW QUALITY PROTEIN: myosin-9-like (The sequence of the model RefSeq protein was modified relative to this genomic sequence to represent the inferred CDS: inserted 1 base in 1 codon; deleted 1 base in 1 codon), translating to MLYERRQTTTMSEADKFLYRDGGKVANPLDQADWATKKLVWVPSETLGFVTGSVKEEQGEVCVVELADTGKKVTVNKDDIQKMNPPKFSKVEDMAELTCLNEASVLHNLKERYYSGLIYTYSGLFCVVINPYKYLPIYSENIIEMYKGKKRHEMPPHIYAITDNAYRSMMQDREDQSILCTGESGAGKTENTKKVIQYLAHVASSFKSKKDQGAALAHGELEKQLLQANPILEAFGNGKTVKNDNSSRFGKFIRINFDVNGYIVGANIETYLLEKSRAIRQAKDERAFHIFYYMLTGAGEKMRSELCLEDYKNYRFLTYGNVTIPGQQDHDLFVETMDAFNIMSIPEEERIGLLKTVSAVLQLGNMSFKKERNSDQASMPDDTAAQKVCHLLGMNVTDFTRAILSPRIKVGRDYVQKAQTQEQAEFAVEALAKASYERMFRWLVMRINKALDKTKRQGASFIGILDIAGFEIFELNSFEQLCINYTNEKLQQLFNHTMFVLEQEEYQREGIEWSFIDFGLDLQPCIDLIEKHASPPGVLALLDEECWFPKATDKSFVEKVVQEQGNNPKFQKPKKLKDSADFCIIHYAGKVDYKADEWLMKNMDPLNDNVATLLNQSTDKFVSELWRDVDRIVGLDKVAGMSDGGLHGATKIRKGMFRTVGQLYKEQLSNLMTTLRNTNPNFVRCIIPNHEKKSGKLEPHLVLDQLRCNGVLEGIRICRQGFPNRIVFQEFRQRYEILTPNAIPKGFMDGKQACVLMIKALELDSNLFRXGQSKVFFRAGVLAHLEEERDMKITDIIISFQSWCRGYVARKAFTKRQQQLTAMKVIQRNCSAYLKLRNWQWWRLFTKVKPLLQVTRQEEEMQAREDELEKTKERQQQAEQQLQEFEAKQQQLNAEKQALQEQLQAETELCAEAEEMRSRLATRKQELEEILHDLEARVEEEEERVTQLQTERKKMQTNITDLEQQLDEEEAARQKLQLEKMTTDAKLKKIEENVMVLDDQNNKLNKEKKLLEERISEFTTNMAEEEEKSKSLQKLKNKHEAMIADMEDRLRKEEKSRQELEKNRRKLEGDSTELHDQMADLQAQIAELRAQLAKKEEELMAALARIEEEAGAKNTAQKKIRELEAQLSELQEDLELERAARAKAEKHRRDLGEELEALKTELEDTLDSTAAQQELRNKRETEVTQLKKILEDEAKVHEQQVADLRHKHNQAFDELNEQLEQAKRNKVSVEKAKQAMESEHNELAIELKNLNQGKVESEHRRKKAETQVQELQIKHTESERQRKELADKVAKMQSELDNVNSVLSVVEGKSIKATKDYSTVESQLQDVQALFQEETRQKLSFSTRLRQMEDEQNNLREALEEEEQGKKNMEKQLFTLQAQLTEMKKKVELEAQSLEGAEENKKRMQRELEGVGQQLEEKASAYDKLDKTKTRLQQELDDMMVDQDNLRQMVSNLEKKQKKFDQMLTEEKTISSRNAEERDRAEAEAREKETRALTLTRELEAMKDLKNELDRANKVLKAEMEDLVSSKDDVGKSVHELEKAKRAMDQQLEEMRVQLEELEDELQTTEDAKLRLEVNMQAMKAQFDRDLQARDEQGEERRKQLVKQVREMETELEDERRQKALAMAAKKKLEVDLGELEAAISMANKGRDEAFKQLKKLQALMKDQMRELEELRLSRDEALNMAKEKENKIKTMEADTIHLQEELASAERVKKQAQAERDELQDELNSHNAKNSLTVDEKRRLESRIAKLEEELEEEQLNMEMVNDRLRRTTLQTDQLTTELSAERSTSQRLEGTRAQLDRQNKELTLKQQELEETVKSKYKASMAALEAKILQLEDQLDLESKERQQSSRLVRRAEKKLKEVLLQVEDERRNTEQYKVEAEKANSRTRQLKRQLEEAEEEVTRANANRRKLQRELDDATESQDAVTREVSTLKSKLRRGDLPLNMRRVINRTDMGDSDEEMEMTSETPKPIPE from the exons ATGCTCTACGAACGACGACAGACAA CCACCATGTCGGAAGCGGACAAGTTCCTCTACAGAGACGGCGGTAAGGTCGCCAACCCCCTAGACCAGGCCGACTGGGCCACCAAGAAGCTAGTATGGGTCCCTTCGGAGACGCTGGGGTTCGTGACCGGCTCCGTCAAGGAAGAGCAGGGAGAGGTGTGCGTGGTGGAGCTAGCCGATACAGGCAAGAAGGTGACAGTAAATAAAGACGATATCCAGAAGATGAACCCTCCCAAGTTCAGTAAGGTGGAGGACATGGCCGAGCTCACGTGTTTGAACGAGGCCTCAGTGCTGCACAACCTCAAGGAGAGGTACTACTCTGGCCTCATCTAC ACGTACTCTGGCCTCTTCTGTGTGGTGATAAACCCCTACAAGTACCTGCCCATCTACTCGGAGAACATCATTGAGATGTACAAGGGCAAGAAGAGACACGAGATGCCCCCTCACATCTACGCCATCACAGACAACGCTTACAGGAGTATGATGCAGG ATCGTGAGGATCAGTCCATCCTCTGCAC AGGAGAATCAGGAGCTGGAAAGACTGAGAACACCAAGAAAGTTATCCAGTATCTGGCACACGTTGCGTCTTCCTTTAAGTCCAAGAAAGACCAG GGTGCAGCATTGGCACAT GGGGAGCTAGAGAAACAGCTTCTGCAGGCTAACCCCATCCTAGAGGCCTTCGGAAACGGCAAGACGGTCAAGAATGACAACTCCTCCAGATTT GGGAAGTTTATCCGGATCAACTTTGACGTCAATGGATACATTGTGGGAGCCAACATTGAAACTT ATCTGCTGGAAAAGTCGAGAGCCATCCGACAGGCTAAGGATGAAAGAGCCTTCCATATCTTCTACTACATGCTCACAGGGGCTGGGGAGAAAATGCGCT CCGAGCTATGTCTGGAGGACTACAAGAACTACCGCTTCCTGACCTACGGGAACGTGACCATCCCTGGTCAGCAGGACCATGACCTGTTTGTGGAGACCATGGACGCCTTCAACATCATGAGCATCCCAGAGGAGGAGCGGATAG GTCTTCTGAAGACTGTGTCTGCCGTGCTCCAGCTGGGGAACATGAGCTTCAAGAAGGAGCGTAACTCTGACCAGGCCTCCATGCCTGACGATACAG cgGCCCAGAAAGTGTGCCACCTGCTGGGCATGAACGTGACCGACTTCACCCGGGCCATCCTGTCCCCCAGGATCAAGGTAGGCAGGGACTACGTTCAGAAGGCCCAGACCCAGGAGCAGGCTGAGTTTGCGGTGGAAGCCCTGGCCAAGGCCTCCTACGAGAGGATGTTCCGCTGGCTAGTGATGAGGATCAACAAGGCCCTGGACAAGACCAAGAGACAGGGAGCCTCCTTCATCGGCATCCTGGACATCGCTGGCTTTGAGATCTTTGAG CTGAACTCATTTGAGCAGCTGTGCATCAACTACACCAACGAGAAGCTGCAGCAGCTGTTCAACCACACCATGTTCGTCCTGGAGCAGGAGGAGTACCAGAGGGAGGGCATCGAGTGGAGCTTCATCGACTTCGGCCTGGACCTGCAGCCCTGCATCGACCTCATCGAGAAGCAT GCCAGTCCTCCTGGTGTGCTGGCTTTGCTGGATGAAGAGTGCTGGTTCCCCAAGGCCACAGACAAGAGCTTTGTGGAGAAGGTGGTTCAGGAGCAGGGCAACAACCCCAAGTTCCAGAAGCCCAAGAAACTCAAGGACTCTGCCGACTTCTGCATCATCCACTACGCTGGAAAG gtGGACTACAAGGCAGATGAGTGGCTGATGAAGAACATGGACCCCCTGAATGACAACGTGGCCACGCTGCTCAACCAGTCCACTGACAAGTTTGTGTCGGAGCTCTGGAGAGACG TGGACCGTATTGTGGGTCTGGACAAAGTTGCTGGGATGTCTGATGGCGGGCTGCACGGGGCAACTAAGATCCGTAAGGGCATGTTCCGCACCGTGGGCCAGCTTTACAAGGAGCAGCTGTCCAACCTCATGACCACTCTCAGGAACACCAACCCCAACTTCGTCCGCTGCATCATCCCCAACCACGAGAAGAAG TCTGGTAAGCTGGAGCCCCACCTGGTTCTGGACCAGCTGAGGTGTAATGGAGTTCTGGAGGGGATCCGTATCTGCAGACAGGGCTTCCCCAACCGCATCGTCTTCCAGGAGTTCAGACAGAG ATATGAGATCCTCACTCCTAACGCCATTCCCAAGGGATTTATGGACGGCAAACAAGCCTGTGTGCTCATG ATCAAGGCCCTGGAGCTGGATTCCAACCTGTTCC TCGGCCAGAGTAAGGTGTTTTTCCGGGCCGGAGTCTTGGCccacctggaggaggagagggacatgaAGATCACCGACATAATCATCAGCTTCCAGTCCTGGTGTCGCGGATACGTGGCCCGCAA AGCCTTCACTAAGAGACAGCAGCAGCTGACTGCTATGAAGGTGATCCAGAGGAACTGTTCTGCCTACCTCAAACTCAGGAACTGGCAGTGGTGGAGACTCTTCACCAAG GTGAAGCCTCTGCTGCAGGTGACCaggcaggaggaggagatgcAGGCCAGGGAGGATGAGCTGGAGAAGACTAAGGAGAGGCAGCAGCAGGCTGAGCAGCAGCTGCAGGAGTTTGAGGCCAAGCAGCAGCAG CTGAATGCAGAGAAGCAAGCCTTGCAGGAGCAGCTGCAGGCGGAGACGGAGCTGTGTGCCGAGGCGGAGGAGATGCGCTCCAGGCTGGCCACCAGGAAGCAGGAGCTGGAGGAGATCCTCCACGACCTGGAGGCccgggtggaggaggaagaggagagggtcaCCCAGCTACAGACTGAGCGGAAGAAGATGCAGACGAACATCACG GACCTGGAGCAGCAGTTGGATGAGGAGGAGGCGGCCAGGCAGAAGCTGCAGCTGGAGAAGATGACCACAGACGCCAAGCTGAAGAAGATAGAGGAGAATGTCATGGTGCTGGACGACCAGAACAACAAACTCAATAAG GAGAAGAAGCTGTTGGAGGAACGTATCTCAGAGTTCACCACCAACAtggctgaggaggaggagaagtccAAGAGCCTGCAGAAACTCAAGAACAAGCACGAGGCCATGATTGCTGACATGGAGG aCCGgctgaggaaggaggagaagagtcGTCAAGAGCTGGAAAAGAACCGCAGGAAGCTGGAGGGAGACTCCACGGAGCTGCATGACCAGATGGCTGACCTGCAGGCCCAGATAGCCGAGCTCCGAGCCCAGCTGGCCAAGAAGGAGGAGGAGCTAATGGCTGCTCTAGCCAG GATAGAGGAGGAGGCCGGGGCCAAGAACACGGCCCAGAAGAAGATCCGGGAGCTGGAGGCACAGCTTTCTGAGCTGCAGGAGGACCTGGAGCTGGAGAGGGCTGCGAGGGCCAAGGCTGAGAAACACCGCAGGGAcctgggagaggaactagaggCTCTGAAGACTGAGCTGGAggacacactggactctactgcAGCACAGCAGGAGCTCAG AAACAAGCGTGAGACGGAGGTGACCCAGCTAAAGAAGATTCTGGAGGACGAGGCCAAGGTGCACGAGCAGCAGGTGGCCGACTTGAGGCACAAACACAACCAGGCCTTCGACGAGCTCAACGAACAGCTGGAGCAGGCCAAGAGG AACAAGGTGTCAGTGGAGAAAGCCAAGCAGGCTATGGAAAGCGAACATAATGAGCTGGCCATCGAGCTGAAGAACCTGAACCAGGGGAAGGTTGAGTCAGAGCACCGCAGGAAGAAGGCTGAGACCCAGGTCCAGGAACTGCAGAtcaaacacacagagagcgagaggcaAAGGAAGGAGCTGGCTGACAAGGTGGCCAAGATGCAG TCTGAGCTGGACAACGTCAACAGCGTGTTGAGTGTGGTTGAGGGCAAGTCCATCAAGGCAACTAAAGACTATTCCACTGTGGAGTCCCAACTGCAGGATGTACAG GCGCTGTTCCAGGAGGAAACTCGTCAGAAGCTCTCTTTCTCCACTCGTCTGCGTCAGATGGAGGATGAACAGAACAACCTGAGGGAGGCtctggaggaagaggagcagggcAAGAAGAACATGGAGAAGCAGCTCTTCACCCTCCAAGCTCAG CTGACAGAGATGAAGAAGAAGGTGGAGCTGGAGGCCCAGTCCCTGGAGGGGGCAGAGGAGAACAAGAAACGTATGCAGCGGGAGCTGGAGGGCGTGGGCCAACAGCTGGAGGAGAAGGCGTCGGCCTACGACAAGCTGGACAAGACCAAGACCCGTCTGCAGCAGGAGCTGGATGACATGATGGTGGATCAGGACAATCTCAGGCAGATGGTGTCCAACCTggagaagaagcagaagaagttTGACCAG ATGCTGACTGAGGAGAAGACTATCTCCAGCCGGAATGCTGAGGAGAGGGACCGGGCTGAGGCTGAGGCCAGGGAGAAGGAAACGCGGGCCCTGACTCTGACCCGTGAGCTGGAGGCCATGAAGGACCTGAAGAATGAACTGGACCGGGCCAACAAGGTCCTCAAGGCCGAGATGGAGGACCTGGTCTCATCGAAGGACGACGTCGGTAAAAGT GTCCACGAGCTGGAGAAAGCGAAGCGTGCCATGGATCAGCAGCTGGAGGAGATGCGTGTGCagctggaggagctggaggatgagCTGCAGACCACTGAGGACGCCAAGCTGCGTCTGGAGGTCAACATGCAGGCCATGAAGGCCCAGTTCGACAGGGACCTGCAGGCCAGAGACGAGCAgggtgaagagaggaggaagcAGCTGGTCAAACAG GTGCGGGAGATGGAGACTGAGCTGGAGGATGAACGGAGGCAGAAAGCCCTGGCCATGGCTGCTAAGAAGAAGCTGGAGGTGGACCTGGGAGAACTGGAAGCAGCCATCAGCATGGCCAACAAGGGCCGTGATGAAgccttcaaacagcttaagaaacTGCAG GCCCTGATGAAAGATCAGATGAGGGAGCTGGAGGAGCTGCGTTTGTCCAGGGACGAGGCCCTCAACATGGCCAAGGAGAAAGAAAATAAAATCAAGACCATGGAGGCCGACACCATCCATCTCCAGGAG GAGTTGGCGTCTGCTGAGCGAGTCAAGAAACAGGCCCAGGCAGAGAGGGACGAACTGCAGGACGAACTCAACAGCCACAACGCCAAGAA TTCCCTGACGGTGGATGAGAAGAGGAGGCTGGAGTCTCGTATCGCTAAGCTAGAGGAGGAACTGGAGGAGGAGCAGTTGAACATGGAGATGGTCAACGACCGCTTGAGGAGAACCACACTGCAG ACTGACCAACTGACCACTGAGCTGTCGGCGGAGCGCAGTACCTCCCAGCGCCTGGAA GGGACCCGGGCCCAGCTGGACCGGCAGAATAAGGAGCTGACGCTCAAGCAGCAGGAGCTGGAGGAGACGGTCAAGTCCAAGTACAAGGCCTCTATGGCTGCCCTGGAGGCCAAGATACTGCAGCTGGAGGATCAACTGGACTTGGAGTCCAA GGAGCGTCAGCAGTCGTCCAGGCTGGTCAGGCGCGCAGAGAAGAAGCTGAAGGAGGTGCTGCTGCAGGTGGAGGACGAGAGACGCAACACGGAGCAGTACAAAGTAGAG GCGGAGAAGGCGAACAGCCGCACACGTCAGCTAAAGCGTCAGCTGGAGGAGGCCGAGGAGGAAGTGACACGGGCCAACGCCAACCGCAGGAAGCTGCAGAGGGAGCTTGACGACGCCACTGAGTCGCAAGACGCCGTGACCCGAGAGGTCAGCACCCTGAAGAGCAAGCTCAG GCGTGGGGACTTGCCTTTAAACATGCGCCGTGTCATCAATCGCACAGACATGGGGGACAGTGATGAGGAGATGGAGATGACCAGCGAAACACCTAAGCCCATACCGGAGTGA